From a region of the Paenibacillus sp. R14(2021) genome:
- a CDS encoding YheC/YheD family protein, translating to MLKSKVAVQVISPGILPDDAIMLGDAYLRQWKIPQGQPVTLKFGALRQYVKVVPVERFDGMRIGQSLARKMGLLASTSLRIRYRSESATLSLGPLIGVLISRDDPEQRDRPFGSITMFCKELVDACAAQGAHVYFFTPEHLKGNHNVIEGWVYAEGWRKIPVPSPDVVNNRLTSRKLENRPNVQQYIHEVKVQYKSAVFNEKFLDKAEVFEALAKDPSLVRYLPESHVLRSFPMLKNMCNKYHTVFLKPVRGSLGKGIIRITRHDSDSYSAQYATVGGTRRQHFSSMLKLYGAISGKMKTVRYQIQQGLQLIDIVGRPVDFRALVQKNETGKWVLTSIVARTAGSHHFVSNLARGGTLSTVREAVGKSNLTGANSHDAPGKLQRAALDIAQGIDTFIPAHFGELGIDLALDTHGRVWLLEVNSKPSKNDNTPLQDGKIRPSVRNMIRYARHLAEF from the coding sequence ATGCTGAAATCGAAAGTCGCCGTTCAAGTGATCAGCCCGGGCATCCTGCCGGATGATGCTATCATGCTCGGTGACGCTTACTTGAGACAATGGAAGATCCCGCAAGGCCAGCCGGTGACGCTTAAATTCGGGGCGCTGCGCCAATACGTGAAGGTCGTTCCGGTTGAACGGTTTGACGGCATGCGCATCGGACAGAGCTTAGCCAGAAAAATGGGACTTCTCGCAAGCACAAGTCTTCGGATTCGTTACCGGTCCGAATCGGCCACCCTGTCGCTCGGACCGCTGATTGGCGTGCTGATCAGCCGGGATGATCCCGAACAGCGCGACCGCCCGTTCGGCTCGATTACGATGTTTTGCAAAGAGCTCGTGGACGCCTGCGCAGCGCAAGGCGCGCATGTCTACTTCTTCACGCCCGAGCATCTGAAGGGCAATCACAATGTTATCGAAGGCTGGGTATACGCGGAAGGCTGGCGTAAAATTCCCGTTCCCTCCCCGGATGTCGTCAACAATCGGCTGACTTCGCGTAAACTGGAGAATCGCCCGAATGTGCAGCAGTACATCCACGAAGTGAAGGTACAGTATAAAAGCGCCGTCTTCAACGAGAAGTTTCTCGATAAAGCGGAAGTGTTCGAAGCACTGGCGAAGGACCCTTCGCTGGTGAGGTATTTGCCGGAGTCGCATGTGCTGCGGAGCTTCCCGATGCTGAAGAATATGTGCAATAAATACCACACGGTCTTCCTGAAGCCCGTCCGCGGAAGTCTTGGCAAAGGCATCATCCGGATCACGCGGCATGACAGCGATTCCTATTCCGCGCAGTACGCGACTGTCGGCGGCACGCGAAGGCAGCATTTCAGCAGCATGCTGAAGCTGTACGGCGCGATTTCCGGCAAGATGAAAACCGTTCGCTACCAAATTCAGCAAGGGCTGCAGCTCATCGACATTGTTGGCCGGCCCGTCGACTTCAGGGCGCTGGTGCAGAAGAACGAAACCGGCAAATGGGTCTTGACCTCCATCGTCGCGCGTACGGCCGGCAGCCACCATTTCGTCTCCAACTTAGCTCGCGGCGGGACGCTCAGCACTGTTCGCGAAGCCGTAGGCAAGTCGAATCTCACCGGCGCGAACAGCCATGACGCCCCAGGTAAGCTGCAGCGCGCCGCGCTCGACATCGCTCAAGGCATCGATACGTTTATTCCCGCTCATTTTGGCGAGCTGGGCATTGATTTGGCGCTGGATACGCATGGCCGCGTCTGGTTATTAGAAGTAAATTCCAAACCGTCCAAGAACGATAATACACCGTTACAAGATGGCAAAATCCGACCGTCCGTCCGCAACATGATTCGCTATGCTCGGCATTTAGCCGAATTTTAA
- a CDS encoding DRTGG domain-containing protein encodes MASEGKGLEAQTKHERLMAYIQQLEIGTKLSVRTMAEELEVSEGTAYKAIKEAESTGLVSTKERIGTVRIQRRNRESLDRLTFGEVVDIVQGELFGGAAGLEKTLHKFVIGAMELDAMVRYIDAGSLLIVGNRQGAHRCALEQGAGVLITGGFGTSEDIKHLADELGLPIISSKHDTYTVASMINRAMFDRLIRQKIMLVEDIVTYSRPVETMRLGETKGNYVQLAARVGGTRFPVLDERGRVVGMMTAKDAEGAADSQLVDKLMTRSPITAAPNIPIASAAHTMAAEGIDLLPIVDKNRKLLAAVSRSEALEAMRYAGKQKESGETFDDLISAGFAKKDAGYGESFLYEGRITPQMSGTFGTISEGVLITLMTQAARGLIRELGKRDYVIESMTTYFVRPIQLESEVVIMPSLLEMSRKSAKLEIELKDPGGTAAKALLTAQLIDPY; translated from the coding sequence ATGGCATCCGAAGGAAAAGGACTTGAAGCGCAAACGAAACACGAGCGTCTGATGGCGTACATTCAGCAGCTCGAGATCGGGACGAAGCTGTCCGTCCGCACCATGGCGGAGGAGCTGGAAGTGAGCGAAGGCACGGCATACAAAGCGATCAAGGAAGCGGAGTCGACCGGTCTTGTCAGCACGAAGGAGCGCATCGGCACGGTCCGGATTCAGCGGCGAAACCGGGAATCGCTTGACCGGCTGACGTTCGGCGAGGTGGTCGACATCGTGCAGGGCGAGCTGTTCGGAGGGGCGGCTGGCCTTGAGAAGACACTGCACAAGTTCGTTATCGGCGCGATGGAGCTGGACGCGATGGTCCGTTATATCGATGCGGGGAGCCTGCTCATCGTTGGTAATAGGCAGGGCGCGCACCGCTGCGCGTTGGAGCAGGGAGCAGGCGTTCTGATTACCGGGGGATTCGGAACCAGCGAGGACATCAAACACTTGGCGGACGAGCTCGGGCTGCCCATTATCTCCTCCAAGCATGATACGTACACCGTCGCGTCCATGATCAACCGCGCGATGTTCGACCGCCTGATTCGGCAGAAAATCATGCTCGTCGAGGATATCGTCACCTACAGCCGGCCCGTAGAGACGATGCGGCTCGGCGAGACGAAAGGCAATTACGTGCAGCTGGCCGCCAGGGTAGGCGGGACGCGGTTCCCGGTGCTGGACGAGCGCGGGCGCGTCGTCGGCATGATGACGGCGAAGGACGCCGAAGGCGCCGCGGATTCGCAGCTTGTCGATAAGCTGATGACGCGAAGCCCGATTACGGCAGCGCCTAATATTCCGATTGCATCCGCCGCGCATACGATGGCCGCAGAAGGCATCGATTTGCTGCCCATCGTCGATAAGAACCGGAAGCTGCTTGCGGCGGTCAGCCGAAGCGAAGCGCTGGAAGCAATGCGTTATGCCGGCAAACAGAAGGAATCCGGGGAGACGTTCGACGATTTGATCAGCGCGGGCTTTGCGAAGAAGGATGCAGGGTATGGCGAGAGTTTTCTGTACGAAGGAAGGATAACGCCGCAGATGTCGGGGACATTCGGCACGATATCCGAAGGGGTGCTCATCACCTTGATGACGCAGGCGGCCAGGGGATTGATCCGGGAGCTTGGGAAGCGGGATTATGTCATCGAAAGCATGACGACCTATTTCGTACGCCCGATTCAGCTGGAGAGCGAGGTTGTCATTATGCCGAGCCTATTGGAAATGAGCCGCAAGAGCGCCAAGCTCGAAATCGAACTGAAGGACCCTGGCGGCACGGCAGCCAAGGCGCTGCTTACGGCGCAGCTGATTGATCCGTATTAA
- a CDS encoding YtpI family protein, with protein MVNALHWAIVIIICFTSLLSVYFSFQSRRTSDNRRRGILGARMNMSMGVMLIFIALFMMLAYTGSTVKVIIGALIIVIGLFNLFAGLRNHSIYRSMRG; from the coding sequence ATGGTTAACGCTTTGCACTGGGCTATCGTCATTATCATTTGCTTCACTTCGCTGCTGTCGGTTTATTTCAGCTTCCAATCCCGCCGCACGTCGGACAACCGCAGACGCGGCATTCTGGGTGCGCGCATGAACATGAGCATGGGCGTCATGCTGATTTTCATCGCCTTGTTCATGATGCTCGCCTACACCGGATCCACGGTCAAAGTAATCATCGGCGCGCTCATTATCGTCATCGGCTTGTTCAACCTGTTCGCCGGTCTTCGCAACCACAGCATTTACCGCTCGATGAGAGGTTAA
- a CDS encoding YtrH family sporulation protein — protein sequence MESFLSKATIDFFIAFGVVFGGSMLAGMGAVFVLTAPAAVMVDTALRLKIWALVAAVGGTIDPMRAIESNMMEGHLSLVVVQIAYILCAFLGAHMGTELIRWLCRGAV from the coding sequence ATGGAATCCTTCTTGTCTAAAGCAACCATCGATTTCTTCATTGCCTTCGGCGTCGTATTCGGCGGCTCCATGCTGGCCGGCATGGGGGCCGTCTTCGTGCTGACTGCGCCCGCAGCGGTTATGGTGGATACCGCATTGCGATTAAAAATATGGGCGCTCGTCGCGGCGGTCGGCGGTACGATCGATCCCATGCGAGCCATTGAGAGCAATATGATGGAAGGTCATTTATCGCTTGTCGTGGTGCAAATCGCCTATATTCTCTGCGCATTCCTCGGGGCGCATATGGGAACGGAGCTTATTCGCTGGCTGTGCAGAGGGGCGGTCTAG
- a CDS encoding DNA polymerase III subunit alpha, producing MSGEHEFVHLHVHSEFSLLDGAARIKDLVEAAASQGMKALALTDHGVMYGTVPFYKACLARGIKPIIGCEVYLTTGSRFDKGARKDNPIYHLILLAKNETGYRNLMKLSSIGHLEGFHYKPRIDFEVLRQHAEGLICLSSCLGSEIAQHLLHDRHDEALRSARRYESIFGEDFYLELQDHGMLEQKKVLQATLALAEATGIPTVATNDVHYLQPSDAAVQDVLICIGTGKTVEDDDRLQMLTDQMYLKSAEEMALQFRQAPDAVRRSGEIAGKCALELTFGRALLPSFHPIPAGMTSSVYLEALCTEGLESRYAGDPAWTTDEAVRQRAVDRLRYELSVIENMGFSDYFLIVWDFIRFAHEQGIRTGPGRGSSAGSLVAYTLNITDVDPLKYKLLFERFLNPERITMPDIDIDFNDERRDEVISYVSAKYGDEHVAQIITFGTMAAKAAVRDVGRAMAVPFAEVDRAAKLIPNQLGISLEEALRISSDLREASERQPKTADLLRMALKVEGMPRHASTHAAGVVISGEPLTNYVPLQAGGEGTALTQYSMENLEAVGLLKMDFLGLRTLSILERALDWVKRQYGITVDFRYIPDNDPATYAMLTRGETTGIFQLESAGVRRVLRDLKPTQFEDIVSVLALYRPGPMEFIPKYIAGKHGVVEVEYPHASLEPILADTYGIIVYQEQIMQIASSMAGFSLGEADLLRRAVSKKKREVLDEQRAHFVSGSLAQGYVEADANTVYDMIVRFADYGFPRAHAAAYGVLAFQTAWLKANHPVPFMASMLASVTGNQRKTAEYVDECRRMGIEVLAPDVNESSVTFTPVNGAVRFGLASIKNVGTQAIDSLLKERAVRPFESLLDLCRRVDLRVVNKRVLESLIQAGACDSLGAHRAQLIAVLDETVEAALKWRKEREELQIELFGFDEVQNWDVELPEVRPFTTGQLLALERELLGMYLSGHPLDDYEAELEGLALDRLVDLAEVPEGSFAVTAAMVVSQKPFTTRKGQAMAFLEIEDRIMRVEAVAFPTIWKRHEQLLEPGQLIIMLVNVQHQDEDYKLLIEDVIALGSGGMTGGAVPKDLAAKVQRLLWQAHTRAARDSAGGGRSAPPAAASRAAGGAAPAAGGGKAEASAAGGAPKPTGAAASTPPEGRAGRASAASGQSAAQRSRAAGQAAPGAMAAAKPAASPAKRIQRLYVKIAAGREDSAALEKLKALLTGSTGPLETVLFYEREGRTVVLSEAFRVKPSQPLLLQIEAIFGRGSAIVK from the coding sequence ATGAGCGGCGAACACGAGTTTGTCCATTTACACGTTCATAGCGAATTCAGCCTCTTGGACGGGGCTGCCCGAATTAAGGATTTGGTGGAAGCTGCGGCATCGCAGGGCATGAAGGCGCTAGCTCTGACGGACCACGGCGTCATGTACGGCACGGTTCCCTTTTATAAAGCCTGCCTGGCGCGCGGAATCAAGCCGATTATCGGCTGCGAGGTTTATTTGACGACAGGCTCGCGCTTCGACAAGGGCGCGCGCAAGGATAATCCGATCTATCACCTGATCCTGCTCGCGAAGAACGAGACGGGGTATCGCAATTTAATGAAATTGAGCTCAATCGGCCACTTAGAGGGCTTTCACTATAAACCGCGAATCGATTTCGAGGTGCTTAGGCAGCATGCGGAAGGACTGATCTGTCTCAGCTCTTGCCTCGGCAGCGAGATTGCGCAGCATTTGCTGCACGACCGGCATGATGAGGCGCTTCGATCCGCAAGGCGTTATGAATCGATCTTCGGCGAGGATTTCTACTTGGAGCTTCAGGATCACGGCATGCTGGAGCAGAAAAAAGTGCTGCAGGCGACGCTCGCGCTGGCGGAAGCAACCGGCATTCCGACTGTCGCTACGAATGACGTGCATTATTTGCAGCCTTCCGACGCGGCGGTGCAGGACGTGCTGATCTGCATCGGCACGGGTAAGACGGTGGAGGACGACGACCGCCTCCAAATGCTGACGGATCAGATGTATTTGAAGAGCGCAGAGGAGATGGCGCTGCAGTTCCGGCAAGCGCCGGACGCCGTGCGCCGCAGCGGTGAAATCGCCGGCAAATGCGCGCTTGAGCTTACGTTCGGGCGCGCGCTGCTGCCGTCGTTCCATCCCATTCCGGCCGGCATGACTTCATCGGTCTATTTGGAGGCGCTCTGCACGGAAGGCCTTGAATCCCGCTATGCCGGAGATCCGGCGTGGACGACGGATGAAGCGGTGCGGCAGCGCGCGGTGGACCGTCTTCGTTACGAGCTGTCCGTCATCGAAAATATGGGCTTCAGCGATTATTTCCTGATCGTATGGGATTTCATCCGGTTTGCGCATGAGCAGGGCATTCGAACGGGGCCGGGGCGGGGCTCCTCGGCAGGCAGCCTCGTTGCCTACACGCTGAACATTACGGACGTCGATCCGCTCAAATACAAGCTGCTGTTCGAGCGGTTTCTGAACCCTGAGCGGATTACGATGCCCGATATCGATATTGACTTCAACGATGAGCGCCGGGACGAGGTTATCAGCTATGTCTCAGCGAAATACGGCGATGAGCATGTCGCCCAAATCATCACGTTCGGCACGATGGCAGCGAAAGCCGCCGTTCGCGACGTCGGCCGAGCCATGGCGGTTCCGTTCGCTGAGGTGGACCGCGCGGCGAAGCTCATCCCGAACCAGCTTGGCATTTCGCTCGAGGAGGCGCTGCGGATCAGCTCCGATCTGCGCGAAGCGTCGGAGCGGCAGCCGAAGACGGCCGATCTGCTGCGCATGGCGCTGAAGGTAGAAGGCATGCCGCGGCACGCTTCGACTCATGCGGCCGGCGTAGTCATTTCCGGCGAGCCTTTGACGAATTACGTGCCGCTGCAGGCAGGCGGCGAAGGAACGGCGTTGACGCAGTATTCCATGGAGAATCTGGAAGCGGTCGGCCTGCTGAAGATGGATTTTCTCGGCTTGCGAACGCTGTCCATTCTGGAGCGGGCGCTCGACTGGGTGAAGCGCCAATACGGCATTACGGTAGATTTTCGATATATTCCAGATAATGATCCGGCGACGTACGCGATGCTGACGCGCGGCGAAACGACGGGGATCTTCCAGCTGGAGTCCGCAGGCGTTCGGCGCGTGCTGCGAGATTTGAAGCCGACGCAGTTCGAGGACATCGTGTCGGTACTCGCGCTGTATCGTCCAGGTCCAATGGAATTCATTCCGAAGTATATCGCGGGCAAGCACGGCGTCGTTGAAGTGGAGTATCCGCATGCGTCGCTTGAGCCGATTCTGGCGGATACGTACGGGATTATCGTCTACCAGGAACAAATCATGCAGATCGCTTCGTCCATGGCGGGCTTCTCGCTCGGAGAGGCCGATCTGCTGCGCCGCGCGGTATCGAAGAAGAAGCGCGAGGTGCTGGACGAACAGCGCGCACATTTCGTCAGCGGCAGCTTGGCGCAGGGGTATGTAGAGGCGGACGCCAATACGGTCTATGATATGATCGTTCGGTTCGCGGATTATGGCTTTCCGCGCGCGCATGCCGCTGCCTACGGCGTGCTGGCTTTTCAGACGGCCTGGCTGAAGGCCAATCATCCCGTGCCGTTCATGGCGTCCATGCTGGCTTCCGTTACGGGCAATCAGCGGAAGACGGCCGAATACGTGGATGAATGCCGCCGCATGGGCATTGAGGTGCTGGCTCCGGATGTGAACGAGAGCAGCGTAACGTTCACGCCGGTAAACGGCGCGGTCCGCTTCGGACTTGCTTCCATCAAGAACGTCGGCACGCAGGCTATCGATTCGCTGCTCAAGGAACGGGCGGTTCGTCCATTCGAGAGCCTGCTCGATTTGTGCCGCCGCGTCGATCTGCGTGTCGTGAACAAGCGGGTGCTGGAATCGCTCATTCAAGCAGGCGCCTGCGATTCGCTCGGCGCGCACCGGGCGCAGCTCATTGCCGTGCTTGACGAAACGGTGGAAGCGGCGTTGAAATGGCGCAAGGAACGGGAGGAGCTGCAGATCGAGCTGTTCGGTTTCGATGAGGTGCAGAACTGGGACGTGGAGCTGCCGGAGGTCCGTCCATTTACAACGGGCCAGCTGCTTGCGCTGGAGCGGGAGCTGCTCGGCATGTATTTGTCCGGTCACCCGCTGGACGATTACGAGGCTGAGCTCGAGGGCTTGGCGCTGGACCGGCTTGTTGATCTTGCGGAAGTGCCTGAGGGCTCGTTTGCCGTCACGGCGGCGATGGTGGTTTCGCAGAAGCCCTTTACGACGCGCAAAGGCCAGGCAATGGCTTTTCTCGAAATCGAGGACCGGATCATGCGCGTAGAAGCGGTCGCTTTTCCAACGATTTGGAAGCGGCACGAACAGCTGCTGGAGCCTGGGCAGCTGATCATTATGCTTGTGAACGTGCAGCATCAGGACGAAGATTACAAGCTGCTGATCGAGGATGTGATTGCCCTCGGCAGCGGCGGCATGACGGGCGGCGCCGTGCCGAAGGATTTGGCGGCGAAGGTGCAGCGGCTGCTATGGCAGGCACATACGCGCGCCGCGCGTGACAGCGCCGGAGGCGGCAGGTCTGCGCCGCCGGCTGCGGCGAGCAGGGCTGCCGGTGGCGCAGCGCCCGCAGCTGGCGGCGGCAAGGCCGAGGCTTCGGCGGCCGGTGGTGCGCCGAAGCCTACCGGCGCTGCGGCCAGCACGCCGCCGGAGGGCCGCGCGGGCAGAGCCTCTGCAGCGAGCGGCCAGTCCGCCGCGC